The DNA region GAGCGCCGCGTGGCGGCTCAGCGAGCCGGGCTGGCAGGACCGCTTCGACTCCATCACCGTCTATCAGCGCGGCTGGCGCCTCGGCGGGAAGGCGGCATCGAGCCGGGGACCCCATGGCCGCATCGAGGAGCACGGCCTGCATGTCTGGCTGGGCTCCTACGAGAACGCCTTTGCGCTGCTGCGCGAGTGTTACCTCGAAATCGACCGGGCTGCAACCGATCCGGCCGCGCCGGTGCGCACCTGGGACCAGGCGTTGATCCCCGCGGACGCGCTGGGGATGGCCGACCGCTGGGACGGCCAATGGTCGATCTGGCCCGGCAAATTCACCCGCAATGCGCAACTGCCCGGCGAGCCGGGCGCCTCCGGACGCGAACTCACGGTGATCGACCTCGCGCGCCGCGCCCTGGAGTTGGTCCTCGACTTCGCCGACTCCCTCGACGCCGCGGCCCCCGAACTGGTGTTGTCGGTCTCGCCGCTGCCGGTGCGGTGGGTGGACTTGGTGCGTCGGGGCGCGCTGGCCGCCTCGAAGGCGTTGGCCGAGGCCACCGCACCGGCCGACATCGGGCGGCTACTCGACACGCCGCTGGCGGGGTTGCGCGACGTGTTGGACTACGAACGCCGGCCCGAACACCGCCGGACCTGGCTGCTGTCGTCGCTGCTGCTGGCCACCGCGCGCGGACTCGTCGCTGACAATCTGGTCACCGATCCGCGCGGTTTCCGGGCCATCAACGATCAGGAGTACGGCCAGTGGCTGGTGCGGCATGGCGCGCACCCCGACGTGTTGGACTTCGCGCTGATCCGCGGCATGTACGACATGGTGTTCGGCTACGTCGACGGCGACTTCGACCGGCCCAGCCTGGCCGCCGGCACCGCGGTGCTGCTGACCGGGATCGCGCTGTTTCAGTACAAGGGCGCCTTCTTCTGGAAGATGACGGCCGGGATGGGCGACGTGGTGATCGCACCGATGTATCAGGCGCTGCGCCGACGGGGGGTGCGGTTCGAATTCTTTCACCGGGTCGACGCGCTGCACCTCGACGACCGCCGGCTGGCGATCGAGTCGATCTCGATGGGTCGGCAGGCCCGGCTGGCCGCGGGCCTCGAGGATTACGATCCGCTGATCCGGATCGGTGGTCTGCCGGTGTTTCCGGACGCGCCGCGCTCCGATCAACTCGAGCCCCGGGCCGGGCTGACGGGTCTGGAATGCCACTTCGGCGACGACCGCCGCGATGTGGAGCGCCGGGTCCTGCGGTGCGGCCGCGACTTCGACCGGGTGGTCCTGGCGGCCTCGCTCGGCATGGTCGAGTTGGTGTGCGCCGAACTGATCGCCGACCGCCCCGAGTGGCGCGAGATGTCCGCGCACCTGCGCACCGTCGCGACCCAGTCGTTCCAGTTGTGGATCCGCTCGACCGAGGACGAATTGGGTTGGGCCCGCCCCGGAGTCACCACCAGCGGTTACGTCGCGCCGTTCGACACCTGGGCATCGATGCCGCAGACGCTGTGGGCCGAACAGTGGCCCGCCGAGGACCGGCCCCGCACCGCCGCATACTTCTGCGGGGTACTGGCGGCGCCGTGGCCGGCCGATGCGGGGCCCGCGGAGTACCTGCGGCGCTGCCGTCGGCGCGTCACCAGCACGGCGGTCGAGTACCTCGATCGGCACGTCGGCCTCTACCTGCCGGGCGCGGTCACCGAGGGCGGCTTCGCGTGGCAGTTGCTGTGCGGCGCCGGGGACGCCACCGGGGCGGCGGCGCTGGCCACCCAGCACATCAGCGTCAACGTCGACCCGTCGGACCGGTATGTGCAGTCGGTGCCCGGCTCCGACGAGTACCGGCTGCGCGGCGACGAAAGCGGTTACGACAACCTGGTTCTGGCCGGCGACTGGACGGACAGCGGGCTCAACGCCGGATGCATCGAGGCGGCCGTGATGTCGGGCCTGCAGGCCGCCAACGCACTGCTCGGGCGGCCGCGCTTTCATCGCGTCCGCGGTTTCTACCTGCCGTGAGCGGTCAACCGAGCCGGGCGGTATGCAGCGCCACCCCGGCCGTCGGGAGCAGTTCCAGCAGCGCGTCACCCATCGCCGCCGCCGGGGTGAGCACGCCGTGCTGCGTGGCGAGCCGGTCCCGGCCGCGCGCCAGCGTCAGCGCGCTGACCCCGATCAGGGTCGCCGTTGCCGAGTATCCGGGATCACCCTGCTGTGACATGGTCGCGACGTAGCGCTGCCCCCGCGTGGTGGTGGTGTAGGTCTCGACCTTGTAATAGCCGCGGTCGCCCTGATCGAATCCGGCGCCGGCGGGCAGCATCGTCTCGAGGAGTCCCGGCGGCAGCAGCCGCAAGTACGTCCCGCCCAGCCGCGCGGCACCGGTGATGGTGAGCCCGCTGAGGGTGGCGAACATCGGCGCGGCAACCGTAGATCCCATGCTCAGCGTCTCGGTGTAGCGCAGGCGGCGGCCGTAGCCCCAGTTGAGCAACGCATTGCTGCGGCGCACGCACCGGGTGTTGTACAGCGCCATCAGGTAGCCGCCGGTCCACAGGCCGGTCAACTCCGGGGCGATCTCGGATCCGGCGCGCACCTCGACATCCGGCTGCGGCCCCAGCTCGGGTTCGGCGCCACGATCCGGGCTGAGGCTGTACGGATCGTCCAGGACCGCACGGAGGGCCGGGTTTTCGGCACCGGTCCGCATCAGGTCGAGCATGGTCTGCAGCGATCCCGCCGAGCACCCGCCGGAGTAGGTGCGCAACACGAACGTGGTGTCCCCCAATTCCCCGGCCGCGTCGGCGAAGGTACGACGGTGCAGCGCAAACACGTTGAGGTCGGAGGGAATCGAGTCGAATCCGCAGGAGTGCACGATGCGGGCGCCGTTGTCCGCCGCGAGGCGGTGGTAGCGCTCGATCGAGGCGCGCACGAAGGGGATCTCCCCCGCGAGGTCGGTGTAGTCGGTTCCGGCGGTGGCGCAGGCCTCGACGATCGGCAGCCCGCACCGGCCGTACGGCCCGACCGTGCTGATGACGACGCGGGCCCGGGCGGCCATCTCCTGCAGCGCCGGCCGATCGGTGACCTCGGCGACGATGACCGGCCATCGCTCGGCGGCCGCACCCAGCGACCGTCGGACCGCCGCCAGTCGGGCGCTCGAGCGGCCCGCCAGCCCGATCTGCAGTCCGGCGGGCGACTTAGCCAGGTAGTCGGCGACGAGACGGCCCATGAATCCGGTGGCGCCGTACAGCACGATATCCAGGTCACGCCGCCCCGCCCCCATGGCCGCAGACGTTACTCGCGGTCACTTCCCCCGGGGTGTTTTTGCCGGGCCGGCGCCCGGTTGGCCGCGACGCTCCCGGTATGCCGCCACATGCTGACGGTTGCCGCAGTTGCCGGTGTCGCAGAATCGCCGGGACCGGTTGCGCGACAGGTCCACCAGGACCGCGTTGCAGTCGGGTGCGGCGCAGAGCTTGAGCCGGCGCAACTCGCCCGCGCGGATCAGGTCGGCCAGCGCCATCGCCATCTCGGCGCCCATCCGCCGGGCCAACGGATCATGGACCGAGGCCAGATGCAGATGCCACTCCGGCATCTCCGGATGCCGGGTCAGCCAGGGTGCCGCCTTGGTGTCGGACAGCAACGCGTTGACCGCCGCGACGGTCTTCTCCTCATCGTCGACGAGTGTCCAGATGCGCCCCAACCGCGCCCGTAACCGCTGCACGTCGGCCAGTTCGTCGGCATCGCGGTCACGTCGGCCGGTCCAGCCCCAGCCGTCGAGGTATTCGTCGAGCGCGCGCTGGTCGCCGAGTTGTTCGCCGTCCACGCGGTCGCTGTTGACCAGCGCACACACGGTGCGCAGCGTGAGCTCAGTGTCATGACTGAAATTCATTTGACTCATGACTCCTCCCTGGTTTAGCGTCATGAGCAACCTTCACTTTACTCATGACATGGCACCGCGTGCCGCCGAGGATCCCCGTACCGATGACGTCGTTCGACAACCGCTTCCGGCTCGGCCTGCTGTTCGCCCTCGGTTCGGCGATCAGCTTCGGCCTGTCCGGGCCGTTCGCGAAGGCGCTGATGACCTCGGGCTGGAGTCCCACCGCGGCGGTCACCGCCCGGTTGGCCGGCGGCGCGCTGGTCATGGCGATCTACGCCAGCCTGGTCCGACCCGGCTGGTGGGGCGAGGCACTGCGCCACTACCGGATTGTCCTGCCCTACGGGCTCTTCCCGATCGCCGGCGCGCAGCTGTGCTATTACAACGCCGTCGAGCACCTGTCCGTCGGGGTCGCGCTGCTGTTGGAATACACCGCGCCGGTCCTGGTGGTCGGGTGGCTCTGGGCCGTCACCCGCAGCCGCCCCGAGCACCGGACCCTGCTCGGGGTGGCCCTGGCGGTGGTGGGAATCATGTTGGTGCTCAATGTGTTCAGTGGCGCCCATATCAACACCGTCGGAGTCATCTGGGGTTTGGCGGCCGCGGTGTGCGCCGCCTGCTACTTCCTGATGAGCGCGCGGGTTGCCGACCACTCCGGCGGTCCCGGACTGAGCCCGGTGGCGCTGGCCGCCGGCGGCCTGATCATCGGCGCGGCCGCGGTCGCCGCGCTCGGCCTGACCGGGGTCATGCCGATGGTCTTCGGCACCGACGACGTGATCGTCGCGGGGTTCACCACGTCGCCCGTGGTGCCGGTGCTCGTGCTCGGTGTGCTGAGCACCGCGGTGGCCTACACCCTCGGCATCAAGGCCGTGTCCCTGTTGCAGCCGAGCTTTGCCGCACTGGTCGGACTCTCCGAGGTGCTGGCCGCGGTGCTGTGGGCCGCCCTGCTCGTGGGCGAGGCGTTGACCGTCCCGCAAGCCATCGGCGGGGCCGTGGTGTTGGCCGGTCTGGCCCTGGCCCGCCCCGGGGATCGCGGCCGAACGCGGCAACCCCGGACGCCCGTGGCCCCCGTCGGCGGCCTCGCGACCGACCACAGCGGTGATCCGGCGGAAATCGAGAGTCGCTAACATCTTTGCTGTGACCGTGATCAGCCCTCGCCGAATTGTCTCGCTCGCCGGTGCCGTGCTTGCCGCGGCCGCCCTGCTGGTCGCCCCCGCGGCGGTCCCGGCGCCGCAGACCCCCACCGCCGCCGCCGCGGACTGCCCCGACATCCAGGTGGTGTTCGCGCGTGGCACCACCGAGGCGGTCGGCATCGGCCGGGTCGGACAGGCCTTCGTCGATGCGCTGCGCGGCCAGGTCGGCGGTCGCAGCGTCGACACCTACGCGGTGAGCTATCCGGCCAGCTACGACTTCCTGGCCGCGGCGGGCGGCGCGAACGACGCCAGCCGCCACATCCAGTGGATGATGGGCGCCTGCCCGCAAACCCGTCTGGTCCTCGGCGGCTACTCGCAGGGCGCGGCCGTGATCGACGTCATCGCCGCGGTCCCCGTCCCCGGCATCGGTTTCAACGCCCCGCTGCCGCCGAATGCCCCCGAGCACGTGGCCGCCATCGCGGTGTTCGGTAACCCCACGGCCAAGCTCGGCCTCCCGCTGACCTCGAGCCCGGTCTGGGGTCCCAAGGCCATCGACCTGTGCAACGGCGGCGATCCGATCTGCTCGGATGGCCGCAGCGTGGCCGCACACAGCGACTATGTCGCATCCGGACAGGCCGCCCAGGCCGCGGCCTTCGTCGCCAGTCGACTCTGACCGAAATTACGGACCGCC from Mycolicibacterium sp. MU0053 includes:
- a CDS encoding FAD-dependent oxidoreductase, with translation MRRREKVAILGGGMAGLSAAWRLSEPGWQDRFDSITVYQRGWRLGGKAASSRGPHGRIEEHGLHVWLGSYENAFALLRECYLEIDRAATDPAAPVRTWDQALIPADALGMADRWDGQWSIWPGKFTRNAQLPGEPGASGRELTVIDLARRALELVLDFADSLDAAAPELVLSVSPLPVRWVDLVRRGALAASKALAEATAPADIGRLLDTPLAGLRDVLDYERRPEHRRTWLLSSLLLATARGLVADNLVTDPRGFRAINDQEYGQWLVRHGAHPDVLDFALIRGMYDMVFGYVDGDFDRPSLAAGTAVLLTGIALFQYKGAFFWKMTAGMGDVVIAPMYQALRRRGVRFEFFHRVDALHLDDRRLAIESISMGRQARLAAGLEDYDPLIRIGGLPVFPDAPRSDQLEPRAGLTGLECHFGDDRRDVERRVLRCGRDFDRVVLAASLGMVELVCAELIADRPEWREMSAHLRTVATQSFQLWIRSTEDELGWARPGVTTSGYVAPFDTWASMPQTLWAEQWPAEDRPRTAAYFCGVLAAPWPADAGPAEYLRRCRRRVTSTAVEYLDRHVGLYLPGAVTEGGFAWQLLCGAGDATGAAALATQHISVNVDPSDRYVQSVPGSDEYRLRGDESGYDNLVLAGDWTDSGLNAGCIEAAVMSGLQAANALLGRPRFHRVRGFYLP
- a CDS encoding saccharopine dehydrogenase family protein; this translates as MGAGRRDLDIVLYGATGFMGRLVADYLAKSPAGLQIGLAGRSSARLAAVRRSLGAAAERWPVIVAEVTDRPALQEMAARARVVISTVGPYGRCGLPIVEACATAGTDYTDLAGEIPFVRASIERYHRLAADNGARIVHSCGFDSIPSDLNVFALHRRTFADAAGELGDTTFVLRTYSGGCSAGSLQTMLDLMRTGAENPALRAVLDDPYSLSPDRGAEPELGPQPDVEVRAGSEIAPELTGLWTGGYLMALYNTRCVRRSNALLNWGYGRRLRYTETLSMGSTVAAPMFATLSGLTITGAARLGGTYLRLLPPGLLETMLPAGAGFDQGDRGYYKVETYTTTTRGQRYVATMSQQGDPGYSATATLIGVSALTLARGRDRLATQHGVLTPAAAMGDALLELLPTAGVALHTARLG
- a CDS encoding CGNR zinc finger domain-containing protein; this translates as MNFSHDTELTLRTVCALVNSDRVDGEQLGDQRALDEYLDGWGWTGRRDRDADELADVQRLRARLGRIWTLVDDEEKTVAAVNALLSDTKAAPWLTRHPEMPEWHLHLASVHDPLARRMGAEMAMALADLIRAGELRRLKLCAAPDCNAVLVDLSRNRSRRFCDTGNCGNRQHVAAYRERRGQPGAGPAKTPRGK
- a CDS encoding EamA family transporter, which encodes MTSFDNRFRLGLLFALGSAISFGLSGPFAKALMTSGWSPTAAVTARLAGGALVMAIYASLVRPGWWGEALRHYRIVLPYGLFPIAGAQLCYYNAVEHLSVGVALLLEYTAPVLVVGWLWAVTRSRPEHRTLLGVALAVVGIMLVLNVFSGAHINTVGVIWGLAAAVCAACYFLMSARVADHSGGPGLSPVALAAGGLIIGAAAVAALGLTGVMPMVFGTDDVIVAGFTTSPVVPVLVLGVLSTAVAYTLGIKAVSLLQPSFAALVGLSEVLAAVLWAALLVGEALTVPQAIGGAVVLAGLALARPGDRGRTRQPRTPVAPVGGLATDHSGDPAEIESR
- a CDS encoding cutinase family protein, producing MTVISPRRIVSLAGAVLAAAALLVAPAAVPAPQTPTAAAADCPDIQVVFARGTTEAVGIGRVGQAFVDALRGQVGGRSVDTYAVSYPASYDFLAAAGGANDASRHIQWMMGACPQTRLVLGGYSQGAAVIDVIAAVPVPGIGFNAPLPPNAPEHVAAIAVFGNPTAKLGLPLTSSPVWGPKAIDLCNGGDPICSDGRSVAAHSDYVASGQAAQAAAFVASRL